The Vicia villosa cultivar HV-30 ecotype Madison, WI linkage group LG1, Vvil1.0, whole genome shotgun sequence genome includes a region encoding these proteins:
- the LOC131617198 gene encoding probable lysophospholipase BODYGUARD 3, producing the protein MQMSSVMGKTKILLTMSARFINEAISFLVFCFLDLVDFLLCFLFKSVDMLFDSEFRPCYCSSAKEAITSSGKILVSEQGESKIVSLSSTKLMLEDISDTLYSRPSLVSEVSRLTMNELKRLKLEDPVLAQSKRGNNNSRCSSFTVNTTIVEMLQGKIGKHDVNNQIPRWSDCDCKECCSWIQPSKTTLYVKSQFPTSGEAREDVLFIHGFISSSLFWTETLFPNFSSEAKSNYRLFAVDLLGFGKSPKPSESLYTLREHLDMIEKSVLEAHKVESFHIVAHSLGSILALALAAKYPQYVKSITLLAPPYYPVPKGETQATQYVMRQIAPRRVWPPMAFGASLVCWYEHITRMICFLICKNHRLWLFLTRLITRNRVRTFLLEGFFSHTHNAAWHTLHNIICGTAAKLGTYLEKVKENPNCKVTIFHGKNDEVIPIECSYDVVRMIPSAELRVIDDKDHITIVVGRQKDFARELEEIWNSTNKN; encoded by the exons ATGCAAATGAGTAGTGTAATGGGAAAAACTAAAATCCTTTTAACAATGAGTGCAAGGTTCATCAACGAAGCAATAAGTTTCCTAGTCTTCTGTTTCCTTGacctagttgattttcttctatGTTTTCTTTTTAAATCGGTCGACATGCTATTCGACTCCGAGTTTAGACCGTGTTATTGTTCTTCAGCTAAAGAAGCAATAACAAGTAGTGGAAAAATCTTGGTCTCAGAGCAAGGTGAGTCGAAAATCGTTTCACTTAGTTCGACTAAGTTAATGTTGGAGGATATTTCCGACACGCTTTACTCTCGTCCTTCGCTGGTTTCTGAGGTGTCGAGGCTAACTATGAATGAACTTAAGAGATTGAAATTGGAAGATCCTGTTCTTGCTCAATCTAAGAGAGGGAATAATAACTCAAGATGTTCCAGCTTTACGGTGAATACTACTATCGTTGAAATGCTTCAAGGTAAAATTGGAAAACATGATGTGAATAATCAAATTCCTAGATGGTCAGATTGTGATTGTAAAGAATGTTGCTCTTGGATTCAACCTAGTAAAACCACTCTCTATGTTAAATCTCAGTTTCCCACCTCAG GTGAAGCGCGAGAAGATGTGTTGTTTATACATGGATTTATATCATCATCACTATTTTGGACAGAAACATTGTTCCCAAATTTTTCAAGTGAAGCAAAATCAAACTATAGGTTATTTGCAGTTGATTTACTAGGTTTTGGGAAGAGTCCAAAGCCAAGTGAATCACTATACACATTAAGGGAACATTTAGATATGATAGAGAAATCTGTATTGGAGGCCCATAAAGTTGAATCTTTTCACATAGTGGCCCATTCCTTGGGATCAATTTTAGCCCTAGCACTTGCAGCTAAATATCCTCAGTATGTCAAGTCCATAACTTTGCTTGCCCCA CCCTACTACCCGGTACCTAAAGGCGAAACCCAAGCGACGCAATATGTGATGAGACAAATCGCACCGAGACGCGTCTGGCCACCAATGGCGTTTGGCGCGTCGTTGGTGTGCTGGTACGAACATATTACTAGGATGATTTGTTTCCTCATTTGTAAGAATCATCGTTTGTGGTTATTTCTCACCAGACTCATCACTCGTAACAG GGTAAGGACTTTCTTGCTTGAAGGATTCTTTAGTCACACCCATAATGCAGCTTGGCATACACTACACAACATTATATGTGGAACAGCAGCAAAACTTGGAACATATTTGGAAAAAGTGAAGGAAAATCCAAATTGCAAAGTGACAATATTTCATGGCAAAAATGATGAGGTTATACCTATTGAGTGTAGCTATGATGTGGTGAGAATGATTCCAAGTGCAGAGCTTAGGGTTATTGATGATAAAGATCATATCACTATTGTGGTTGGAAGACAGAAAGATTTTGCTAGAGAATTGGAAGAGATTTGGAATTCTACAAACAAGAATTGA